Proteins found in one Clostridium kluyveri DSM 555 genomic segment:
- a CDS encoding NlpC/P60 family protein, with protein MNKRTLSVVIALAMSLSITGNVLAAPSSSNSLAEIKQEKQQLEIKVEKLDNEIVQVIQKVDENKKDIAKVSDNIKKTQETIAATEKNIESQQELFNKRVKVMYINGMDSYLGVILDADNLNDFISRIDNIKKIMGFDKQVIGSLTDKKEQLDKDKQKLDSENNRLLALKTENEQKLDKLSNDKETQTNLIADLNKKEEALEAVDTSTSQLIATASNNVQQMRNSAPRITNSDGSSSISVSRGGEQLVSSSAVVAYASNFLGVPYVWGGTSPSGFDCSGLVQYVYAHFGVSLPRVSQDQQNTGTAVSRGELEPGDLVFFGYPAHHVGIYVGDGAYIHAPKTGDVVKISSLDARSDFSGGRRVK; from the coding sequence TTGAATAAAAGAACATTATCTGTTGTAATTGCCCTAGCAATGTCATTATCAATAACTGGAAATGTACTAGCGGCACCTAGCAGTTCAAATTCACTAGCTGAAATTAAACAGGAAAAACAACAGTTAGAAATTAAAGTTGAAAAATTAGACAATGAAATAGTACAAGTCATACAGAAGGTTGATGAAAATAAAAAGGATATTGCTAAAGTTTCAGATAATATAAAAAAGACTCAGGAGACTATAGCAGCTACGGAGAAAAATATAGAAAGTCAGCAGGAGTTATTTAACAAGAGAGTAAAGGTCATGTACATAAATGGCATGGATAGTTACCTTGGTGTTATACTTGATGCAGATAATTTAAATGATTTTATATCCAGAATAGATAATATAAAAAAGATAATGGGTTTTGATAAACAAGTTATAGGCAGTTTAACAGATAAAAAGGAACAATTAGATAAGGACAAGCAAAAATTAGATAGTGAGAATAATAGACTTTTGGCATTGAAGACTGAAAATGAACAAAAACTGGACAAGCTTAGTAATGACAAAGAAACTCAAACTAATTTAATAGCGGATTTAAATAAAAAAGAAGAAGCTCTTGAAGCGGTAGATACTAGTACTTCACAATTAATAGCTACGGCATCAAATAATGTACAGCAGATGAGAAATTCCGCTCCAAGAATCACAAATTCAGATGGAAGTTCCAGTATAAGTGTTTCAAGAGGAGGAGAACAATTAGTATCTTCTAGTGCAGTGGTTGCATATGCTTCTAATTTTTTAGGGGTTCCATATGTATGGGGAGGAACGTCTCCTTCAGGTTTTGATTGTTCAGGTTTAGTTCAGTATGTATATGCACATTTTGGAGTTAGTCTTCCAAGAGTTTCACAAGATCAGCAAAATACAGGCACCGCTGTATCCAGGGGTGAGCTTGAGCCGGGAGATTTGGTATTTTTTGGTTACCCTGCACACCATGTTGGAATATATGTGGGTGATGGAGCATATATTCATGCACCTAAGACAGGAGATGTAGTGAAGATATCATCTTTGGATGCTAGATCTGATTTTAGTGGGGGAAGACGAGTTAAATAA